A single genomic interval of Cystobacter ferrugineus harbors:
- a CDS encoding tetratricopeptide repeat protein — translation MNPPTNWTPGLAVLAVGVIAAVLFLLTQRRKGAPSASRDDVLEDLERRYQSRIEQLKELAADKHALAPERYEAERSRLEQEAVAALRARDEHLKARDKAPAPSTPAPAPTGFLSPQFKGALWGGGIVLFFGVLGYTLVSEQHPRGENEAATGRVPPGAMGSADAQQQGAPQMDSEFQQAWEKLQKNPADLESAAIVSHELIRNQMYEEAERVTLRALAVDPFNVELRVHQSVLQAVRGDEAGARRELLRLSDTYPDAQEGLLFLGALAMKQGDKAAALDAFERFAVEVPSSMHPPPLLAAIQQLRTELGR, via the coding sequence ATGAACCCTCCCACCAACTGGACTCCTGGCCTCGCCGTGCTCGCGGTGGGCGTCATCGCCGCGGTGCTCTTCCTCCTCACCCAGCGCCGCAAGGGCGCGCCCTCCGCCTCGCGCGATGACGTGCTCGAGGACCTGGAGCGGCGCTACCAGTCGCGCATCGAGCAGCTCAAGGAGCTCGCGGCGGACAAGCACGCCCTGGCACCCGAGCGCTACGAGGCGGAGCGCTCCCGGCTGGAGCAGGAGGCCGTGGCCGCCCTGCGCGCCCGGGACGAGCACCTCAAGGCCCGCGACAAGGCGCCCGCTCCCTCCACGCCCGCCCCCGCGCCCACGGGCTTCCTGTCGCCGCAGTTCAAGGGCGCGCTGTGGGGCGGTGGCATCGTGCTGTTCTTCGGCGTGCTCGGCTACACGCTCGTGTCCGAGCAGCACCCGCGGGGCGAGAACGAGGCGGCCACGGGCCGCGTGCCTCCGGGAGCCATGGGCTCGGCGGACGCGCAGCAGCAGGGCGCTCCCCAGATGGACTCGGAGTTCCAGCAGGCCTGGGAGAAGTTGCAGAAGAATCCCGCGGACCTGGAGTCCGCGGCCATCGTGAGCCACGAGCTCATCCGCAACCAGATGTACGAGGAGGCCGAGCGCGTCACCCTGCGCGCCCTGGCGGTGGATCCCTTCAACGTGGAGCTGCGCGTGCACCAGAGCGTGCTCCAGGCCGTGCGGGGTGACGAGGCCGGCGCGCGGCGCGAGCTGCTGCGGTTGTCGGACACCTATCCGGACGCGCAGGAGGGACTGCTCTTCCTCGGCGCCCTCGCCATGAAGCAGGGCGACAAGGCCGCGGCCCTGGATGCCTTCGAGCGCTTCGCGGTCGAGGTGCCCAGCAGCATGCACCCGCCGCCCCTGCTCGCCGCCATCCAGCAGTTGCGCACCGAGCTGGGCCGCTAG
- a CDS encoding chitinase has protein sequence MAVSPRQSASRSGFLCLVAIAVLGLVPALAQAADRGAWAPNVSYAQSDIVTYGGKGYDCRQAHTSLPGWEPPYVAALWTERTGTPPPTDVQAPSTPTGLTSTGKTSSSVSLTWTASSDNVGVTGYEVFVSGSAAAAATTTATSATVSGLQANTTYTFTVKARDAAGNRSAASSAHSTTTSPVTDPPLPPPGDVPSKILVGYWHNFDNGSGFIRLRNVSTKWDVINVSFAEPTNGSTGGTIGFTPYGTSEADFKADVAYLKSLGKKVIISIGGANGQVRLETTGARDAFVNSMRSIIEKYGFDGMDIDFEGHSLSINPGDADFKNPKTPVVVNLISAIRTLRNHFGSKFLLTMAPETFFVQLGYAFYGGTCSGCDTRAGAYLPVLYAVRDILSWLQVQDYNSGPIIGLDDQYHNMGNADFHVAMTDMLLTGFPVGRNASNVFPALRPDQVVIGLPANGNAGGGYTTPAEVQRAVNALVKGTSIGTYTVRSSPANNKSFRGLMSWSVNWDAFANYEFTNNHRPYLDSLK, from the coding sequence ATGGCCGTTTCACCCCGGCAGAGCGCATCCCGCTCAGGGTTTCTTTGTCTCGTCGCCATCGCGGTGCTGGGTCTGGTGCCCGCGCTGGCCCAGGCCGCGGATCGCGGCGCCTGGGCGCCGAACGTCAGCTACGCGCAGAGCGACATCGTGACGTATGGCGGCAAGGGCTATGACTGCCGCCAGGCCCACACGTCGCTGCCCGGCTGGGAGCCGCCCTATGTCGCGGCCCTGTGGACGGAGCGCACGGGCACGCCGCCGCCGACGGATGTACAGGCCCCCTCGACGCCCACGGGACTGACCTCCACGGGCAAGACGTCCTCCAGCGTGTCGCTCACGTGGACGGCCTCCTCGGACAACGTGGGCGTCACCGGCTACGAGGTGTTCGTCAGCGGCTCCGCGGCCGCGGCGGCCACCACCACGGCCACGAGCGCGACGGTGTCCGGCCTGCAGGCCAACACGACGTACACCTTCACCGTGAAGGCCCGTGACGCCGCCGGCAACCGCTCCGCCGCCAGCTCCGCCCACAGCACGACCACGTCTCCGGTGACGGATCCCCCCCTGCCGCCCCCGGGTGACGTTCCCAGCAAGATCCTCGTGGGCTACTGGCACAACTTCGACAACGGCTCGGGCTTCATCCGGCTGCGCAATGTCTCCACCAAGTGGGACGTCATCAACGTCTCCTTCGCCGAGCCGACCAATGGCTCCACCGGCGGCACCATCGGCTTCACGCCCTACGGCACCTCCGAGGCGGACTTCAAGGCGGACGTCGCCTACCTCAAGAGCCTGGGCAAGAAGGTCATCATCTCCATCGGCGGTGCCAACGGCCAGGTGCGGCTGGAGACGACCGGGGCGCGTGATGCCTTCGTCAACTCCATGCGCTCCATCATCGAGAAGTACGGCTTCGATGGCATGGACATCGACTTCGAGGGGCACTCGCTGTCCATCAACCCCGGGGACGCGGACTTCAAGAACCCGAAGACGCCCGTGGTGGTCAACCTCATCTCCGCCATCCGCACCCTGCGCAACCACTTCGGCTCGAAGTTCCTGCTCACCATGGCGCCCGAGACGTTCTTCGTGCAGCTCGGCTACGCGTTCTACGGCGGCACCTGCTCCGGCTGTGACACCCGCGCCGGAGCCTATCTGCCCGTGCTCTACGCCGTGCGCGACATCCTGAGCTGGCTCCAGGTCCAGGACTACAACTCCGGCCCCATCATCGGGCTGGATGACCAGTACCACAACATGGGCAACGCGGACTTCCACGTGGCCATGACGGACATGCTGCTCACGGGCTTCCCCGTGGGGCGCAACGCGAGCAACGTCTTCCCCGCGCTCCGTCCGGATCAGGTGGTCATCGGCCTGCCCGCCAATGGCAACGCGGGCGGCGGCTACACGACGCCCGCCGAGGTCCAGCGCGCCGTGAACGCCCTCGTCAAGGGCACCTCCATCGGCACGTACACCGTGCGCAGCTCACCCGCCAACAACAAGAGCTTCCGCGGCCTCATGTCCTGGTCGGTGAACTGGGATGCCTTCGCCAACTACGAGTTCACCAACAACCACCGGCCCTATCTCGACTCGCTGAAGTAG
- a CDS encoding restriction endonuclease fold toxin-2 domain-containing protein, whose product MSALSGIWLASQGVPVVGEGVDAALATLGIILLGLATGDDLARRFQRTHAGEEEFLVQGGGARIWADGVNHPDAHLVEVKYIKDAVTSPFIEGSKCPEVIRAKIRKEVGDEFERYAAILKDSETPAAGLEDITNNVEAASHFASLMKRLNIPGRVRVITGGRAP is encoded by the coding sequence ATGAGTGCCCTCTCCGGCATCTGGCTGGCCAGTCAGGGGGTCCCCGTCGTGGGAGAGGGCGTGGATGCAGCGCTGGCGACCCTCGGCATCATCCTCCTGGGGTTGGCAACGGGCGATGATCTCGCGAGAAGATTCCAACGGACTCACGCTGGGGAAGAAGAATTTCTCGTGCAAGGGGGCGGTGCCCGAATCTGGGCTGACGGCGTCAACCACCCTGACGCTCATCTCGTCGAGGTCAAGTATATCAAGGACGCCGTGACCAGCCCCTTCATCGAAGGTTCGAAGTGCCCCGAGGTCATCCGAGCCAAGATTCGCAAGGAGGTGGGCGATGAATTCGAGAGGTATGCAGCCATCCTCAAGGATTCAGAGACTCCAGCGGCGGGTCTCGAAGACATTACCAACAATGTGGAGGCAGCGAGCCATTTCGCGTCTCTCATGAAGCGGCTCAACATTCCGGGAAGAGTCCGCGTCATCACGGGAGGGAGGGCTCCATGA
- a CDS encoding response regulator, which yields MIRIVLADDHALVREGIRSLLDLTPDLRIVGEAADGNEALRLVAELDPDVVLMDVRMPRMGGLEALRALRRTDPHRRVVLLTTFDEDAVLREALRVGVQGFLLKDVTRDQLAEALHRVAGGETLPPPGLPGQVSRGVAELPRDFPHAEHPEELTRRELEVLRLIARGLSNREIAEALGTAEGTVKNQTSNILAKLGVRDRTQAVLRGMELGCL from the coding sequence ATGATCCGCATCGTCCTGGCGGATGACCATGCGCTGGTGCGCGAGGGCATTCGCAGCCTGTTGGATCTCACCCCGGACCTGCGGATTGTCGGGGAGGCGGCGGATGGGAACGAGGCCCTGCGGCTCGTGGCCGAGCTGGATCCAGACGTCGTGTTGATGGACGTGCGGATGCCGCGGATGGGCGGACTGGAGGCGTTGCGCGCGCTGCGGCGCACGGATCCGCACCGGCGCGTGGTGTTGCTCACCACGTTCGATGAGGACGCGGTGCTGCGGGAGGCGCTGCGCGTGGGGGTCCAGGGTTTCCTGCTCAAGGACGTGACGCGCGATCAACTCGCCGAGGCGCTCCATCGGGTGGCGGGCGGGGAGACGTTGCCTCCACCCGGACTGCCCGGGCAGGTGTCGCGTGGAGTCGCGGAGCTGCCGCGGGACTTTCCCCACGCGGAGCACCCGGAGGAGCTCACCCGCCGGGAGCTGGAGGTGCTGCGCCTCATCGCCCGGGGCCTGAGCAACCGGGAGATCGCCGAGGCGCTGGGGACCGCCGAGGGCACGGTGAAGAACCAGACGTCCAACATCCTCGCCAAGCTGGGGGTCCGGGACCGGACCCAGGCCGTTCTCCGGGGCATGGAGCTGGGCTGTCTTTGA
- a CDS encoding sensor histidine kinase: MRSPSIFHPLLFVSALLTWSVVGVQGLVVMNLTPQHLTNTSVLVWFVAFASFGAAFWLNVRQGSRPRVCLLAAQTVAALVVIATGASGFEGALLSIISGQAPMFLSSRSTLLWCSGLVLASLAVYLVLYPPLDALASAAGYAGLLVFTATAAHIQQCELNARRELARVHARLEAAQELLAEREREQERLRIARELHDSLGHHLTALSLNIEAASHSVEGPGLEHVRRAQKVARTLLREVREVVSSLREGPLQLGPALADLTREVPGLEVHLQVPEGLSVTEPATAHCLLRCVQEVITNTLRHASAHHLWIDVVPTQEGALQLHARDDGVGATALEPGAGLTGMRERFTQLGGRLEWRLAAQRGVELVAWLPTRGAQG; the protein is encoded by the coding sequence ATGCGGTCGCCCTCGATCTTCCATCCGCTCCTGTTCGTCTCCGCGCTGCTGACCTGGAGCGTGGTGGGAGTGCAGGGACTCGTGGTCATGAACCTCACGCCCCAGCACCTGACCAACACCTCCGTGCTCGTGTGGTTCGTCGCCTTCGCCTCCTTTGGCGCGGCTTTCTGGCTCAACGTGCGCCAGGGGAGCCGTCCCCGGGTCTGCCTTCTGGCGGCCCAGACGGTCGCGGCGCTGGTGGTGATCGCCACCGGCGCCTCGGGCTTCGAGGGGGCGCTGCTCTCCATCATCTCCGGACAGGCGCCCATGTTCCTGTCCTCGCGGTCCACCCTCCTGTGGTGCTCGGGGCTGGTCCTCGCGAGCCTGGCCGTCTACCTCGTCCTGTACCCACCCCTGGATGCGCTGGCGTCGGCGGCCGGCTACGCGGGCTTGCTGGTGTTCACCGCCACCGCGGCCCACATCCAGCAGTGCGAGCTGAACGCGCGCCGGGAACTGGCCCGGGTGCATGCGCGGCTCGAGGCCGCCCAGGAACTGCTCGCCGAGCGGGAGCGTGAACAGGAGCGGCTGCGTATCGCGCGGGAGCTGCACGACTCGCTCGGCCACCACCTCACGGCCCTCTCGCTCAACATCGAGGCGGCCTCGCATTCCGTGGAGGGTCCGGGGCTCGAGCACGTGCGCCGGGCCCAGAAGGTCGCCCGGACGCTCCTGCGCGAGGTGCGCGAGGTGGTGTCCTCCTTGCGCGAGGGACCGCTCCAGCTCGGCCCGGCCCTGGCCGATCTGACGCGCGAGGTGCCCGGGCTCGAGGTGCATCTCCAGGTGCCGGAGGGACTCTCCGTCACCGAGCCCGCCACGGCCCACTGTCTGCTGCGCTGTGTGCAGGAGGTCATCACCAACACGCTGCGCCACGCCTCCGCGCACCACTTGTGGATCGACGTGGTGCCCACCCAGGAGGGCGCGCTCCAGCTTCACGCGAGGGATGACGGCGTGGGCGCGACGGCGCTCGAGCCCGGCGCGGGACTCACGGGCATGCGCGAGCGCTTCACCCAGCTCGGAGGGCGCTTGGAGTGGCGTCTGGCGGCCCAGAGGGGCGTGGAGCTGGTGGCGTGGCTGCCCACGCGAGGGGCCCAGGGATGA
- a CDS encoding GH3 auxin-responsive promoter family protein translates to MSSAPWLLQLASHLSRAAGRRGMQHFTEQVHHAARVNTDTLLAILHHNQDTDFGRRHGFASLRTVEDFQRALPVSTYEPFQPYMERIARGEQNVLTADRVEYLGITSGTTGQNKLLPVTRPHLRHIQRASAISLAVVAEKVPAAQHPVRGMILMNAELRERTEGGLLTGALTAIATQSLGRVATLALTSPPDAFSMRSHADALYLHLLFGLRERQLGYLMAPFATGLLDMVHLLEQRWQDLMEDLSHGVVRPALDLEPKQRRRLQSRLRPDPQRVEELSRVLEQGPHGLLRRLWPGLAFATSITGAGFSLYTQQLAPYLEGVPLYPSNYISTESTLGVALELEQAVYCLLVGAAFFEFIPEQELDAKSPPTLLPEQLVEGEAYELVLTTQAGLYRYRLGDVVRIVGRYHQAPLMEFLYRRSALLNLMGEKTSEHAARLALEQALATEGLLPADYSVVEETETFPGRYTFFVELQDAARPLGEPEQLNRALEEALCRTNPTYEQNRRTERLGPTLLHRVAPGTFQALREVLVRRGASPTQVKVPRVVRDAELQGLLRQRRVTG, encoded by the coding sequence ATGTCCTCCGCCCCCTGGCTCCTCCAACTCGCCAGCCACCTCTCGCGAGCCGCGGGGCGTCGCGGAATGCAGCACTTCACCGAGCAGGTGCACCACGCCGCGCGCGTGAACACGGACACCCTGCTCGCCATCCTCCACCACAACCAGGACACGGACTTCGGCCGGCGGCATGGCTTCGCCTCGCTGCGCACCGTGGAGGACTTCCAGCGGGCCCTGCCCGTCAGTACCTACGAGCCCTTCCAGCCCTACATGGAGCGCATCGCCCGCGGCGAGCAGAACGTGCTCACCGCCGACCGGGTGGAATACCTGGGCATCACCTCGGGCACCACCGGTCAGAACAAGCTGCTCCCCGTCACCCGGCCCCACCTGCGGCACATCCAGCGCGCGAGCGCGATCAGCCTCGCCGTGGTGGCCGAGAAGGTACCTGCCGCCCAACATCCCGTTCGCGGCATGATCCTCATGAACGCCGAGCTGCGCGAGCGCACCGAGGGCGGGCTGCTGACGGGCGCGCTCACCGCCATCGCCACCCAGTCCCTGGGCCGCGTCGCGACCCTCGCGCTCACCTCGCCGCCGGATGCCTTCTCCATGCGCTCGCACGCCGATGCGCTCTACCTGCACCTGCTCTTCGGCCTGCGCGAGCGCCAGCTCGGCTACCTCATGGCCCCCTTCGCCACGGGGCTGCTGGACATGGTGCACCTGCTGGAGCAGCGCTGGCAGGACCTGATGGAAGACCTCTCCCACGGCGTGGTGCGCCCGGCGCTCGACCTGGAGCCGAAGCAGCGCCGCCGCCTCCAATCCCGCCTGCGCCCCGATCCCCAGCGCGTCGAGGAGCTGTCCCGGGTGCTCGAGCAGGGTCCCCACGGCCTCTTGCGCCGGCTGTGGCCAGGGCTCGCCTTCGCCACCTCCATCACCGGGGCCGGCTTCTCCCTCTACACCCAGCAGCTCGCCCCCTACCTCGAGGGCGTGCCCCTGTACCCCTCCAACTACATCAGCACCGAGTCGACCCTGGGCGTGGCCCTCGAGCTCGAGCAGGCCGTCTACTGCCTGCTGGTGGGCGCGGCCTTCTTCGAGTTCATCCCCGAGCAGGAGCTGGACGCGAAGTCTCCCCCCACCCTGCTGCCCGAGCAGCTCGTGGAAGGCGAGGCCTACGAGCTGGTGCTGACGACCCAGGCGGGCCTGTACCGCTACCGCCTGGGGGACGTGGTGCGCATCGTGGGCCGCTACCACCAGGCGCCTCTGATGGAGTTCCTCTACCGGCGTAGCGCGCTGCTCAACCTCATGGGGGAGAAGACCTCGGAGCACGCCGCGCGCCTCGCCCTGGAGCAGGCGCTGGCCACCGAGGGTCTCTTGCCCGCCGACTACAGCGTGGTGGAGGAGACGGAGACCTTCCCCGGGCGCTATACCTTCTTCGTCGAGCTCCAGGACGCCGCGCGACCCCTCGGGGAGCCGGAGCAGCTCAACCGGGCGCTGGAAGAGGCGCTGTGCCGGACCAATCCCACCTACGAGCAGAACCGCCGCACCGAGCGGCTGGGCCCCACGCTGCTGCACCGGGTGGCGCCCGGCACCTTCCAGGCCCTGCGTGAGGTGCTCGTGCGGCGCGGGGCCTCACCCACCCAGGTCAAGGTCCCCCGGGTGGTGCGGGACGCGGAGCTGCAGGGCTTGTTGCGGCAGCGCCGCGTCACGGGCTGA
- a CDS encoding GH3 auxin-responsive promoter family protein: MSSLPWIPRLFSHFMQAASHRGKQRFIEQTRHTARVNADTLRAILHHNRDTDFGRRHGFASLRTVEDYQRALPVSTYEPFRPYMERIARGEQNVLTADRVEYLGITSGTTGQRKLLPVTLPQMGNIRRTIMIGRAVVAEKVPAARRPARGMVLMNAVLRERSEGGLLTGALTAISTHSMGRSAALSITSPPEAFRMRKHADALYLHLLFGLRERHLGSLMAPFASGLLDMVHLLERRGSGLVDDIARGVLRPELELEPEQRRHLQSLLRPDPERAREISQALEQGPHGLLRRLWPGLAQVSAITGASFSLYTRQLVPYLEGVPLYPSSYVSTEGALGVALELEQAVYCLVVGAAFFEFIPERELDAEAPPTLLPEQLVEGEAYEVVLTTQAGLYRYRLGDVVRIVGRYHQAPLMEFLYRRGALLNLMGEKTSEHAARLALEQALATEGLLPADYSVVEETETLPGRYAFSVELQDGARPQGEPERLNRALEEALCQTNPFYEVIRRSERLGPAQLHRVEPGTFQALREVLVRRGASPTQVKVPRVVRDAELRGLLRQRRVTG; this comes from the coding sequence ATGTCCTCCCTACCCTGGATTCCCCGTCTTTTCAGCCACTTCATGCAAGCCGCGAGTCATCGCGGCAAACAGCGGTTCATCGAGCAGACACGCCACACCGCGCGAGTGAACGCGGACACGCTGCGCGCCATCCTCCACCACAACCGGGACACGGACTTCGGCCGGCGGCATGGCTTCGCCTCGCTGCGCACCGTGGAGGACTACCAGCGGGCCCTGCCCGTCAGTACCTACGAGCCCTTCCGGCCCTACATGGAGCGCATCGCCCGCGGCGAGCAGAACGTGCTCACCGCCGACCGGGTGGAATACCTGGGCATCACCTCGGGGACCACCGGCCAGCGCAAGCTGCTCCCCGTCACCCTGCCCCAGATGGGGAACATACGGCGCACGATCATGATTGGCCGCGCCGTGGTGGCCGAGAAGGTGCCCGCCGCCCGGCGTCCCGCTCGCGGCATGGTCCTCATGAACGCCGTGCTCCGCGAGCGCTCCGAGGGGGGGCTGCTGACGGGCGCGCTCACCGCCATCTCCACCCATTCCATGGGTCGCTCCGCCGCCCTCTCAATCACCTCGCCGCCGGAAGCCTTCCGCATGCGCAAGCACGCCGATGCGCTCTACCTGCACCTGCTCTTCGGCCTGCGCGAGCGCCATCTCGGCTCCCTCATGGCGCCGTTCGCCTCGGGGCTGCTGGACATGGTGCACCTGCTGGAGCGGCGCGGATCCGGTCTGGTGGACGACATCGCCCGCGGAGTGCTGCGCCCGGAACTCGAACTGGAGCCGGAGCAGCGCCGCCACCTCCAGTCCCTCCTGCGCCCCGACCCCGAGCGCGCCCGTGAGATCTCCCAGGCGCTCGAGCAGGGTCCCCACGGCCTCTTGCGCCGGCTGTGGCCAGGGCTCGCCCAGGTCTCCGCCATCACCGGGGCCAGCTTCTCCCTCTACACCCGGCAGCTCGTCCCCTACCTCGAGGGCGTGCCCCTGTACCCCTCCAGCTACGTCAGCACCGAGGGAGCCCTGGGCGTGGCCCTCGAGCTCGAGCAGGCCGTCTACTGCCTCGTGGTGGGCGCGGCCTTCTTCGAGTTCATCCCCGAGCGGGAGCTGGACGCGGAGGCTCCCCCCACCCTGTTGCCCGAACAGCTCGTGGAGGGCGAGGCCTATGAGGTGGTGCTGACGACCCAGGCGGGCCTGTACCGCTACCGCCTGGGAGACGTGGTGCGCATCGTGGGCCGCTACCACCAGGCGCCTCTGATGGAGTTCCTCTACCGGCGTGGCGCGCTGCTCAACCTCATGGGGGAGAAGACCTCGGAGCACGCCGCGCGCCTCGCCCTGGAGCAGGCGCTGGCCACCGAGGGGCTCTTGCCCGCCGACTACAGCGTGGTGGAGGAGACGGAGACGCTCCCCGGGCGCTATGCCTTCTCCGTCGAGCTCCAGGACGGCGCGCGGCCCCAGGGGGAGCCGGAGCGGCTGAACCGGGCGCTGGAAGAGGCGCTGTGCCAGACCAATCCCTTCTACGAGGTGATCCGCCGCTCCGAGCGCCTGGGCCCCGCCCAGTTGCACCGGGTGGAGCCCGGCACCTTCCAGGCCCTGCGCGAGGTGCTCGTGCGGCGCGGGGCCTCGCCCACCCAGGTCAAGGTGCCCCGGGTGGTGCGGGACGCGGAGCTGCGGGGCCTGCTGCGCCAGCGCCGCGTCACGGGCTGA